The proteins below come from a single Burkholderia humptydooensis genomic window:
- a CDS encoding alpha/beta hydrolase produces MNAHTQKSLVAGPVGNIEIAIDLPDAVRDGSAAPRGIALVAHPHPLFGGTMDNKVAQTLARIFVQLNYAVIRSNFRGVGATEGEHDNGAGEVDDLLAVLAHMRALPGHAELPIVLAGFSFGTFVLSHVGKRLRDAGQAIERMVFVGTAASRWQVADVPEDTIVIHGENDDTVPIASVYDWARPQELPVVVIPGAEHFFHRKLHILKRVVVGAWR; encoded by the coding sequence ATGAACGCCCATACCCAGAAGTCCCTGGTCGCCGGCCCCGTCGGCAACATCGAGATCGCGATCGACCTGCCCGACGCCGTGCGCGACGGCTCGGCCGCGCCGCGCGGGATCGCGCTCGTCGCGCATCCGCATCCGCTCTTCGGCGGCACGATGGACAACAAGGTCGCGCAGACGCTCGCGCGCATCTTCGTCCAGTTGAACTACGCGGTGATCCGCTCGAATTTTCGCGGCGTCGGCGCGACCGAGGGCGAGCACGACAACGGCGCGGGCGAAGTCGACGATCTGCTCGCGGTGCTCGCGCACATGCGCGCGCTGCCCGGCCACGCGGAGCTGCCGATCGTGCTCGCCGGCTTCTCGTTCGGCACGTTCGTGCTGTCGCACGTCGGCAAGCGGCTGCGCGACGCGGGGCAGGCGATCGAGCGGATGGTGTTCGTCGGCACGGCGGCGAGCCGCTGGCAAGTCGCCGACGTGCCGGAAGACACGATCGTGATCCACGGCGAGAACGACGACACGGTGCCGATCGCGTCGGTCTACGACTGGGCGCGTCCGCAGGAGCTGCCCGTCGTCGTGATTCCGGGCGCCGAGCATTTCTTCCATCGCAAGCTGCATATCCTGAAGCGCGTCGTCGTCGGCGCGTGGCGCTGA
- a CDS encoding (2Fe-2S) ferredoxin domain-containing protein: MDPYYRHHVFFCLNQREKDAERPSCANCGAQEMQEYAKKRVKELGLAGAGKVRVNKAGCLDRCEEGPVVVVYPEGTWYTYVDKSDIDEIVESHLRDGQVVERLRI, encoded by the coding sequence ATGGATCCCTACTATCGACACCACGTCTTCTTCTGCCTGAACCAGCGCGAAAAGGACGCCGAGCGCCCGAGCTGCGCGAACTGCGGCGCGCAGGAGATGCAGGAATACGCGAAGAAGCGCGTCAAGGAGCTCGGCCTCGCGGGCGCGGGCAAGGTGCGCGTCAACAAGGCGGGCTGCCTCGACCGCTGCGAGGAAGGCCCTGTCGTCGTCGTCTATCCGGAAGGCACCTGGTACACGTACGTCGACAAGAGCGACATCGACGAAATCGTCGAATCGCATCTGCGCGACGGCCAGGTCGTCGAGCGCCTGAGAATTTGA
- a CDS encoding VanZ family protein: protein MPGAAGMTPAARRQRRQSTLARQAFAVYAALVVYASLYPFTGWRSLGIGPFDYLLAPLPRYLTAFDVVSNVIGYLPFGALAVLALYPLRGVPAVLAATLAGALLSGAMEALQTYLPTRVSSNLDLAANALGALVGAAAAAPAATALIERGVVRRVRFAWFERDAPTPLFLTALWAGAILFPSPFLFGIGDWPSELWERADVSMRGALLAWAPGAWNVPAWPDRLDGLLSDSAWETLLAALGLFAALAVASLAMRVRAPRVRLVVGFTAFALALKAAATFMQSHTGLVFDWATPGALRGIAAGLVAALVALRLPGAWRAALAAAALAVALVLVNVLPVNPFFDFALSGWQQGRYVHFNSIARWLAWIWPYAALVWLAGRAEGAWLAKRGAGASRGASGKRRRSL from the coding sequence GTGCCCGGCGCCGCCGGGATGACGCCCGCCGCGCGCCGGCAGCGTCGCCAGTCGACGCTCGCGCGTCAGGCGTTCGCCGTCTACGCGGCGCTCGTCGTCTATGCGTCGCTCTATCCGTTCACGGGCTGGCGCTCGCTCGGCATCGGCCCGTTCGACTATCTGCTCGCGCCGCTGCCGCGCTATCTGACCGCGTTCGACGTCGTCAGCAACGTGATCGGCTATCTGCCGTTCGGCGCGCTCGCGGTGCTCGCGCTCTATCCGCTGCGCGGCGTGCCGGCCGTGCTCGCCGCGACGCTCGCGGGCGCGCTGCTGTCGGGCGCGATGGAGGCGCTGCAAACCTACCTGCCGACGCGCGTGTCGTCGAATCTCGATCTCGCGGCGAACGCGCTCGGCGCGCTCGTCGGCGCGGCGGCGGCCGCGCCCGCCGCGACCGCGCTGATCGAGCGCGGCGTCGTGCGGCGCGTGCGCTTCGCGTGGTTCGAGCGCGACGCGCCGACGCCGCTCTTTCTCACCGCGCTGTGGGCGGGCGCGATCCTGTTTCCGTCGCCGTTCCTGTTCGGCATCGGCGACTGGCCGAGCGAGCTGTGGGAGCGCGCCGACGTGTCGATGCGCGGCGCGCTCCTCGCATGGGCGCCCGGCGCGTGGAACGTGCCCGCGTGGCCGGACCGGCTCGACGGCCTCCTGTCCGATTCCGCATGGGAGACGCTGCTCGCCGCGCTCGGCCTGTTCGCGGCGCTCGCGGTGGCGTCGCTCGCGATGCGCGTGCGCGCGCCGCGCGTGCGGCTCGTCGTCGGCTTCACCGCGTTCGCGCTTGCGCTGAAGGCGGCCGCGACGTTCATGCAGTCGCACACGGGGCTCGTGTTCGACTGGGCGACGCCCGGCGCGCTGCGCGGCATCGCGGCGGGCCTCGTCGCCGCGCTCGTCGCGCTGCGGCTGCCGGGCGCATGGCGCGCGGCGCTCGCGGCGGCCGCGCTCGCCGTCGCGCTCGTGCTCGTCAACGTGCTGCCCGTCAATCCGTTCTTCGATTTCGCGCTGTCCGGCTGGCAGCAGGGCCGCTACGTGCACTTCAACAGCATCGCGCGCTGGCTCGCGTGGATCTGGCCGTACGCGGCGCTCGTCTGGCTTGCCGGCCGCGCGGAGGGCGCGTGGCTCGCGAAGCGCGGGGCGGGCGCTTCGCGCGGCGCCAGCGGCAAACGGCGCCGGTCGCTATAA
- a CDS encoding ABC-type transport auxiliary lipoprotein family protein has product MHTHFMSGSLFRRGRPALALAAVLAIAGASGCAGTPAALTNIRYDLGPAQPAASAGAGPALKVLDVSAPDALNSDRFVYRLAYADAQRIAVYRDSKWTAPPAQLLTQRLRGALSLRGAVLEGGDGVRAPVLKVELSEFEQVFDGRSESHAAVTARATLTQDGRVLGQRTFVSRAPASTPDAAGGAQALASASDELVAQIVAWLGVQAYAAAP; this is encoded by the coding sequence ATGCACACACACTTCATGTCAGGTTCATTGTTCCGCCGCGGCCGTCCGGCGCTCGCACTCGCCGCGGTGCTCGCGATCGCGGGCGCGAGCGGCTGCGCGGGCACGCCCGCCGCGCTCACGAACATCCGCTACGACCTCGGTCCGGCGCAGCCGGCCGCGTCGGCGGGCGCGGGGCCCGCGCTCAAGGTGCTCGACGTGAGCGCGCCCGACGCGCTCAACTCGGACCGCTTCGTCTACCGGCTCGCGTATGCGGACGCGCAGCGGATCGCCGTCTACCGCGACAGCAAATGGACCGCGCCGCCCGCGCAGTTGCTGACGCAGCGGCTGCGCGGCGCGCTGTCGCTGCGCGGCGCGGTGCTCGAGGGTGGCGACGGCGTGCGCGCGCCGGTGCTGAAGGTCGAGCTGTCCGAGTTCGAGCAGGTGTTCGACGGCCGCTCGGAGAGCCACGCGGCCGTCACCGCGCGCGCGACGCTCACGCAGGACGGCCGGGTGCTCGGCCAGCGCACGTTCGTGTCGCGCGCGCCGGCGAGCACGCCGGATGCGGCGGGCGGCGCGCAGGCGCTCGCCTCGGCGAGCGACGAGCTCGTCGCGCAGATCGTCGCGTGGCTCGGCGTCCAGGCTTACGCGGCCGCGCCATGA
- a CDS encoding MlaD family protein encodes MENKSHAFWAGLFTIALLAAIVGAVYWFNVDRTVRAPYDLVSRSNVTGLFPDAAVRYRGLDVGKVQSINFDRGHPGQIVIRILVDTNAPITRSTFGSLGFQGVTGIAFVQLDDTGADLAPLPTSAKAVAQIPMRPSLFDQLQQRGDVLLKQMEIAAKSVNEMLSPEMRGQLKATAASMQHAADGITQLSKQVEPALAQMPQTMAHVNRALGSANALVAPGGPLVANLNRAGQALASMNDTLAELSARVRYDTLPRFNALATNVGDTSRTLKDVAGDVGRNPRSLLFGAPAAEPGPGESGFVWPGATPAQ; translated from the coding sequence ATGGAAAACAAATCACACGCGTTCTGGGCCGGCCTCTTCACGATCGCGCTGCTCGCCGCGATCGTCGGCGCGGTCTACTGGTTCAACGTCGATCGCACGGTGCGCGCGCCGTACGATCTCGTGTCGCGCTCGAACGTGACGGGGCTCTTTCCCGACGCGGCCGTCCGCTATCGCGGGCTCGACGTCGGCAAGGTGCAGTCGATCAACTTCGATCGCGGCCATCCGGGCCAGATCGTGATCCGCATCCTCGTCGACACGAACGCGCCGATCACGCGCTCGACATTCGGCAGCCTCGGCTTCCAGGGCGTGACGGGCATCGCGTTCGTGCAGCTCGACGACACGGGCGCCGATCTTGCGCCGCTGCCGACGTCGGCGAAGGCGGTCGCGCAGATCCCGATGCGCCCGAGCCTGTTCGACCAGCTCCAGCAGCGCGGCGACGTGCTGCTCAAGCAGATGGAGATCGCCGCGAAGAGCGTGAACGAGATGCTGTCGCCCGAGATGCGCGGCCAGTTGAAGGCGACCGCGGCGAGCATGCAGCACGCGGCCGACGGCATCACGCAACTGTCGAAGCAGGTCGAGCCCGCGCTCGCACAGATGCCGCAGACGATGGCGCACGTGAACCGCGCGCTCGGCTCGGCGAACGCGCTCGTCGCGCCGGGCGGGCCGCTCGTCGCGAACCTGAACCGCGCGGGGCAGGCGCTTGCGTCGATGAACGACACGCTTGCCGAGCTGAGCGCGCGCGTGCGCTACGACACGCTGCCGCGCTTCAACGCGCTCGCGACGAACGTCGGCGACACGTCGCGCACGCTGAAGGACGTCGCGGGCGACGTCGGCCGCAATCCGCGCAGCCTGCTGTTCGGCGCGCCGGCGGCGGAGCCGGGCCCGGGCGAGTCGGGATTCGTGTGGCCGGGCGCCACGCCTGCCCAATAA
- a CDS encoding ABC transporter ATP-binding protein, giving the protein MSARDDDFVIEVRDLTKRYGRNVVHEHLDFDVRAGEIVSIVGGSGSGKTTLVRQILGLERPSAGTIRVFGEDTSKIDADTARVMRSRSGMLFQHGALFSSMTVFDNVAQPLRELGRVPEDLLHDIVMLKLEMVGLPCKHASKMPAALSGGMVKRVGIARAIALEPELLFLDEPTAGLDPGASDEFVELIATLHRTLGLTVVMVTHDLDTMVALSTRVAVIAERKVLVAASVEVAAGVDHPFIREYFLGRRGRRALQALPPERRARLPKAALEPAPSDVEL; this is encoded by the coding sequence ATGAGCGCGCGCGACGACGATTTCGTGATCGAGGTGCGCGATCTGACGAAGCGCTATGGGCGCAACGTCGTCCACGAACATCTCGACTTCGACGTGCGCGCGGGCGAGATCGTGTCGATCGTCGGCGGCTCGGGCTCGGGCAAGACGACGCTCGTGCGGCAGATCCTCGGGCTCGAGCGGCCGAGCGCCGGCACGATCAGGGTGTTCGGCGAGGACACCTCGAAGATCGACGCCGACACCGCGCGCGTGATGCGCAGCCGCTCGGGCATGCTGTTCCAGCACGGCGCTCTGTTCTCGTCGATGACCGTGTTCGACAACGTCGCGCAGCCGCTGCGCGAGCTCGGCCGCGTGCCGGAAGATCTGCTGCACGACATCGTGATGCTCAAGCTCGAGATGGTCGGGCTGCCGTGCAAGCATGCGTCGAAGATGCCGGCTGCGCTGTCGGGCGGGATGGTCAAGCGGGTCGGGATCGCGCGCGCGATCGCGCTCGAGCCGGAGCTGCTGTTCCTCGACGAGCCGACGGCGGGGCTCGACCCCGGCGCGTCCGACGAGTTCGTCGAGCTGATCGCGACGCTGCATCGCACGCTCGGCCTGACCGTCGTGATGGTCACGCACGATCTCGACACGATGGTCGCGCTGTCGACGCGCGTCGCGGTGATCGCGGAGCGCAAGGTGCTCGTCGCGGCGAGCGTCGAGGTGGCGGCGGGCGTCGATCATCCGTTCATCCGCGAATACTTTCTCGGCCGGCGCGGCCGCCGCGCGCTGCAGGCGCTGCCGCCCGAGCGTCGCGCGCGCCTGCCGAAGGCCGCGCTTGAGCCGGCGCCGTCGGACGTCGAGCTGTAG
- a CDS encoding MlaE family ABC transporter permease — MNFQTPPGLSVDAGSQGQTVRLSGQWTALALARDRGNVARRIARLAKESVGEWDLSGVDRLDHVGGQALWRVWGRRLPAGIALTDTQRIVFERIERLDAGREAPEPVVRIDPVTRFGQGLFTFGEHLYGGIALLGGLIVDLLSVLRRPRTMPWTEISANVYAAGAKALPITALVAFLIGIVLSYLSAQQLQLFGANRYIVNILGLSVIRELGPVLSAILVAGRSGSAITAQIGVMRVTEELDAMRVMGIPHGLRITLPRVLALGVAMPLLVMWTNVIALTGGALAAKFVLGIDLNFFVRSLPSVVPIANLFIGLGKGVVFGMLIALVACHFGFRIKANSQSLGEGTTTSVVTSITVVILADAVFAILFQNVGLG, encoded by the coding sequence TTGAACTTCCAGACTCCTCCCGGCCTGTCGGTCGACGCCGGCAGCCAAGGCCAGACCGTGCGCCTGTCCGGCCAGTGGACGGCGCTCGCGCTCGCGCGCGACCGCGGCAACGTCGCGCGCCGGATCGCCCGGCTCGCGAAGGAGTCCGTCGGCGAGTGGGACCTGTCGGGCGTCGACCGGCTCGACCACGTCGGCGGCCAGGCGCTGTGGCGCGTGTGGGGCCGCAGGCTGCCCGCCGGGATCGCGCTCACCGACACCCAGCGGATCGTGTTCGAGCGCATCGAGCGGCTCGACGCGGGCCGCGAGGCGCCCGAGCCCGTCGTGCGGATCGATCCCGTCACGCGCTTCGGCCAGGGCCTCTTCACGTTCGGCGAGCACCTGTACGGCGGCATCGCGCTGCTCGGCGGCCTGATCGTCGATCTGCTGTCGGTGCTGCGCCGGCCGCGCACGATGCCGTGGACGGAGATTTCCGCGAACGTCTACGCGGCGGGCGCCAAGGCGCTGCCGATCACGGCGCTCGTCGCGTTCCTGATCGGCATCGTGCTGTCGTATCTGTCCGCGCAGCAGTTGCAACTGTTCGGCGCGAACCGCTACATCGTCAACATCCTCGGCCTCTCGGTGATCCGCGAGCTCGGACCGGTGCTGTCGGCGATCCTCGTCGCGGGCCGCTCGGGCTCCGCGATCACCGCGCAGATCGGCGTGATGCGCGTGACGGAAGAGCTCGACGCGATGCGCGTGATGGGCATTCCGCACGGCCTGCGGATCACGCTGCCGCGCGTGCTCGCGTTGGGCGTCGCGATGCCGCTCCTCGTGATGTGGACCAACGTCATCGCGCTCACGGGCGGCGCGCTCGCCGCGAAGTTCGTGCTCGGCATCGACCTGAACTTCTTCGTGCGCTCGCTGCCGTCCGTCGTGCCGATCGCGAACCTGTTCATCGGGCTCGGCAAGGGCGTCGTGTTCGGGATGCTGATCGCGCTCGTCGCGTGCCACTTCGGCTTCCGGATCAAGGCGAATTCGCAGAGCCTCGGCGAAGGGACGACGACGTCCGTCGTCACGTCGATCACCGTCGTGATCCTCGCCGACGCGGTGTTCGCGATCCTTTTCCAGAACGTGGGGCTCGGATGA
- a CDS encoding bifunctional 2',3'-cyclic-nucleotide 2'-phosphodiesterase/3'-nucleotidase: MPFPLRFRRRRLAAALVACAALVAGCNDDVDSPPPASSDAQAPAGTKATLALLETTDLHTNVLSYDYFKLAADKSLGFERVATLIAQARAQYPNTLLLDNGDTIQGTALADYQALVKPVSCSETLAIYKVMNAAKFDGGGIGNHEFNYGLPYLSQVTGNAFAVDGLPDPAQQKKCAGPGFPQVLANVISAKTNAPLFTPYTILTKTVTATTPDGRTITAPVKVGIIGFTPPAIMSWDKRWLDGKVYTTGLKEAAEKYIPEMRAKGADLVVAISHGGLDNSPYSPTMENGSWWLSTVPGIDAMLIGHSHQVFPDAMSTVAQFNLPGVDKAKGTVNGVPTVMANYWGKHLGVIKLGLAFDGKTWSVDKSQTSVEARSIQNPDKSYVAADPSVAAAIAAEHQATIDYVKTPIGSTDYRMTSYFADVGDPGAIRIVNEAQADYVASYVQANLPQYASLPVLSVSAPFKSGFGGGNDFTDVAAGALAINNAADLYLYPNTVYAVKVSGADIKNWLETAAKRFNTIDPTKATVQKLVSSFPGYNFDMFTSADLRYEIDVTQAVGSRIRNLVYKGAPIDPNAQFIVATNNYRASGGGNFPGLDGSKTIFASPDANRDVLIAYIKKRGQITRAADGMQRSWRFTKLAGSIAHVQFASAPNLVALANAASVAGITQVAADDGSGKGLATYEIDLTQ, encoded by the coding sequence ATGCCATTCCCCTTGCGTTTTCGCCGGCGGCGCCTAGCCGCCGCCCTCGTCGCGTGCGCGGCGCTCGTCGCCGGCTGCAACGACGACGTCGACTCGCCGCCGCCCGCGTCGTCCGACGCGCAGGCCCCCGCCGGCACGAAGGCGACGCTCGCCTTGCTCGAGACGACCGATCTGCACACGAACGTGCTGTCGTACGATTACTTCAAGCTCGCGGCGGACAAGTCGCTCGGTTTCGAGCGCGTCGCGACGCTGATCGCGCAGGCGCGCGCGCAATACCCGAACACGCTGCTGCTCGACAACGGCGACACGATCCAGGGCACGGCGCTCGCCGACTACCAGGCGCTCGTGAAGCCCGTGTCGTGCAGCGAGACGCTCGCGATCTACAAGGTGATGAACGCGGCGAAGTTCGACGGCGGCGGCATCGGCAATCACGAATTCAACTACGGGCTGCCGTACCTGTCGCAGGTGACGGGCAACGCGTTCGCCGTCGACGGCCTGCCCGATCCGGCGCAGCAGAAGAAATGCGCGGGCCCGGGCTTCCCGCAGGTGCTCGCGAACGTGATCAGCGCGAAGACGAACGCGCCCCTCTTCACGCCGTACACGATCCTCACGAAGACCGTCACCGCGACGACGCCTGACGGCCGCACGATCACGGCGCCCGTGAAGGTCGGCATCATCGGCTTCACGCCGCCCGCGATCATGAGCTGGGACAAGCGCTGGCTCGACGGCAAGGTCTACACGACGGGCCTGAAGGAAGCGGCCGAGAAGTACATCCCCGAGATGCGCGCGAAGGGCGCGGACCTCGTCGTCGCGATCTCGCACGGCGGCCTCGACAACTCGCCGTACTCGCCGACGATGGAAAACGGCAGTTGGTGGCTGTCCACCGTGCCCGGCATCGACGCGATGCTGATCGGCCACTCGCACCAGGTGTTCCCCGACGCGATGAGCACGGTCGCGCAGTTCAACCTGCCGGGCGTCGACAAGGCGAAGGGCACGGTCAACGGCGTGCCGACCGTGATGGCGAACTACTGGGGCAAGCACCTCGGCGTGATCAAGCTCGGCCTCGCGTTCGACGGCAAGACGTGGAGCGTCGACAAATCGCAGACGAGCGTCGAGGCGCGCTCGATCCAGAATCCGGACAAGAGCTACGTCGCCGCCGATCCGTCGGTGGCCGCGGCGATCGCGGCCGAGCATCAGGCGACGATCGACTACGTAAAGACGCCGATCGGCAGCACCGACTACCGGATGACCAGCTATTTCGCGGACGTGGGCGACCCGGGCGCGATCCGGATCGTCAACGAGGCGCAGGCCGACTACGTCGCGAGCTACGTGCAGGCGAACCTGCCGCAGTACGCGTCGCTGCCGGTGCTGTCGGTGAGCGCGCCGTTCAAGAGCGGCTTCGGCGGCGGCAACGACTTCACCGACGTCGCGGCGGGCGCGCTCGCGATCAACAACGCGGCCGACCTCTACCTGTATCCGAACACGGTCTACGCGGTGAAGGTGAGCGGCGCGGACATCAAGAACTGGCTCGAGACCGCGGCGAAGCGCTTCAACACGATCGATCCGACGAAGGCGACCGTGCAGAAGCTCGTGAGTTCGTTCCCCGGCTACAACTTCGACATGTTCACGTCCGCCGATCTGCGCTACGAGATCGACGTCACGCAGGCGGTCGGCAGCCGGATCAGGAACCTCGTGTACAAGGGCGCGCCGATCGATCCGAATGCGCAGTTCATCGTCGCGACGAACAACTACCGCGCGAGCGGCGGCGGCAACTTCCCGGGCCTCGACGGCAGCAAGACGATCTTCGCGTCGCCCGACGCGAACCGCGACGTGCTGATCGCGTACATCAAGAAACGCGGCCAGATCACGCGCGCGGCGGACGGCATGCAGCGTAGCTGGCGCTTCACGAAGCTCGCGGGCTCGATCGCGCACGTGCAGTTCGCATCGGCGCCGAACCTCGTCGCGCTCGCGAACGCCGCGAGCGTCGCGGGCATCACGCAGGTCGCGGCCGACGACGGCTCCGGCAAGGGGCTCGCGACTTACGAGATCGATCTGACGCAATGA
- a CDS encoding tetratricopeptide repeat protein gives MMNATKNLLSTHAQAATPPDGARRPSPLRRLLRATLSPAGMLAVAAALAAGVAATDRIGRPASGAPGVTRAQLDEWRAMVEQAAEPNALGRLRALARRGSTDAQSALGLALAGSRDLALRDEGRRWLETAAHANPAGRAPTSAGVRDARLALGKAWLLGTGGVARDYPRALAMLRPLAAAGDPNAAYYVGLIYRSGYGTPADPTEAARWFELAARHDIAAAQFMLANAYRDGSGVHRDEARALALYRQAADHELPEAVQTLAIAYRNGELGLPRDPDAFHAQWIEAAHALKHPALAP, from the coding sequence ATGATGAACGCGACCAAGAATCTGCTCTCGACTCATGCTCAAGCCGCGACGCCGCCCGATGGCGCCCGTCGCCCATCGCCGCTGCGGCGCCTGCTGCGCGCGACGCTGTCGCCCGCCGGCATGCTCGCCGTCGCCGCGGCGCTCGCGGCGGGCGTCGCCGCGACGGACCGGATCGGGCGCCCGGCGTCCGGCGCGCCGGGCGTCACCCGCGCGCAACTCGACGAATGGCGCGCGATGGTCGAACAGGCGGCCGAGCCGAACGCGCTCGGCCGCCTGCGCGCGCTCGCGCGGCGCGGCTCGACCGACGCGCAATCGGCGCTCGGCCTTGCGCTCGCCGGCTCGCGCGATCTCGCGCTGCGCGACGAAGGCAGGCGCTGGCTCGAAACGGCCGCGCACGCGAACCCGGCCGGCCGCGCGCCGACGAGCGCCGGCGTGCGCGACGCGCGCCTCGCGCTCGGCAAGGCGTGGCTGCTCGGCACGGGCGGCGTCGCGCGCGACTACCCGCGCGCGCTCGCGATGCTGCGCCCGCTCGCCGCCGCGGGCGATCCGAACGCCGCGTACTACGTCGGCCTCATCTACCGCAGCGGCTACGGCACGCCCGCCGATCCGACCGAGGCGGCCCGCTGGTTCGAGCTTGCCGCGCGGCACGACATCGCGGCCGCGCAGTTCATGCTCGCGAACGCTTACCGCGACGGCAGCGGCGTGCATCGCGACGAAGCGCGCGCGCTCGCGCTGTACCGGCAGGCCGCCGACCACGAGCTGCCGGAAGCGGTGCAAACGCTCGCGATCGCATACCGCAACGGCGAGCTCGGGCTGCCGCGCGATCCCGACGCGTTCCATGCGCAGTGGATCGAGGCCGCGCACGCGCTCAAGCATCCGGCGCTCGCGCCTTGA
- a CDS encoding biotin--[acetyl-CoA-carboxylase] ligase, producing the protein MNVATQPSTPASDGPLIDRARVDAHLAPAAREWSIEIVDTTGSTNADLGAHLKTLPRRRDALAAPIARVAYEQTAGRGRQGRPWFAKPGDALLCSVACVLPRPVGALAGLSLAVGAALAEAFAALPAEPRDGVADDARRIALKWPNDLLVATTRDGETAIVGKLAGVLIETVWNTSDATAVVIGFGVNVRTADAAAAEIDALRARDATLAGGLPPVALASVRAGATLTDTFAAALNALAAALPAFAADGLAPFAARWNALHAYAGREVALLERGVEHARGIAVGIDETGQLLLDTPAGRQAIAAGDVSLRAPGAVR; encoded by the coding sequence ATGAATGTCGCCACCCAACCTTCAACGCCCGCGAGCGACGGGCCGCTCATCGATCGCGCCCGCGTCGATGCGCACCTTGCCCCCGCCGCGCGCGAATGGTCGATCGAGATCGTCGACACGACCGGCTCGACCAACGCCGACCTCGGCGCGCACCTGAAAACGCTGCCCCGCCGCCGCGACGCGCTCGCCGCGCCGATCGCGCGCGTCGCGTACGAGCAGACGGCCGGGCGCGGCCGGCAAGGTCGCCCGTGGTTCGCGAAGCCGGGCGACGCGCTGCTTTGCTCCGTCGCGTGCGTGCTGCCGCGCCCCGTTGGCGCGCTCGCGGGGCTGAGCCTCGCCGTCGGCGCGGCGCTTGCCGAAGCGTTCGCCGCGCTGCCCGCCGAACCGCGCGACGGCGTCGCCGACGACGCCCGCCGCATCGCGCTCAAATGGCCGAACGACCTGCTCGTCGCGACGACGCGCGACGGCGAAACCGCGATCGTCGGCAAGCTCGCCGGCGTGCTGATCGAAACCGTCTGGAACACGAGCGATGCGACCGCGGTCGTGATCGGCTTCGGCGTCAACGTGCGCACGGCCGACGCCGCCGCAGCCGAAATCGACGCGCTGCGCGCGCGCGACGCGACGCTCGCGGGCGGCCTGCCGCCCGTCGCGCTCGCCTCGGTGCGCGCCGGCGCGACGCTCACCGATACGTTCGCCGCCGCGCTGAACGCGCTCGCCGCCGCGCTGCCCGCGTTCGCGGCCGACGGCCTCGCGCCGTTCGCCGCGCGCTGGAACGCGCTGCACGCTTACGCGGGCCGCGAAGTCGCGCTGCTCGAACGCGGCGTGGAGCACGCGCGCGGCATCGCCGTCGGCATCGACGAAACCGGCCAGTTGCTGCTCGACACGCCCGCCGGCCGGCAAGCGATCGCGGCGGGCGACGTGTCGCTGCGCGCGCCGGGAGCCGTCCGATGA
- a CDS encoding type III pantothenate kinase produces MSGLRLLIDAGNSRIKWALADTERHFVTSGAFEHADDTPDWSTLPAPRGAWISNVAGDAAAARIDALIDAHWPALPRTVVRASAAQCGVTNGYAEPARLGSDRWAGLIGAHAAFPGEHLLIATFGTATTLEALRADGHFAGGLIAPGWALMMRSLGMHTAQLPTVSIDAATSLLDELAANDAPHTPFAIDTPHALSAGCLQAQAGLIERAWRDLEQAWKAPVRLVLSGGAADAIVRALTVPHTRHDTLVLTGLALIAHSA; encoded by the coding sequence ATGAGCGGTTTGCGCTTGCTGATCGACGCGGGCAACAGCCGCATCAAATGGGCGCTCGCGGATACCGAGCGCCATTTCGTCACGAGCGGCGCGTTCGAGCATGCGGACGACACCCCGGACTGGTCGACGTTGCCCGCGCCGCGCGGCGCGTGGATCTCGAACGTCGCCGGCGACGCGGCTGCCGCGCGCATCGACGCGCTGATCGACGCGCACTGGCCCGCGCTGCCGCGTACCGTCGTGCGCGCGAGCGCCGCGCAGTGCGGCGTGACGAACGGCTACGCGGAGCCTGCGCGCCTCGGCAGCGACCGCTGGGCGGGGCTCATTGGCGCGCACGCCGCGTTTCCGGGCGAGCATCTGCTGATCGCGACGTTCGGCACCGCGACGACGCTCGAAGCGCTGCGCGCGGACGGCCACTTCGCGGGCGGGCTGATCGCGCCCGGCTGGGCGCTGATGATGCGCTCGCTCGGCATGCACACAGCGCAGTTGCCGACGGTGTCGATCGACGCGGCGACGAGCCTGCTCGACGAGCTCGCCGCGAACGACGCGCCGCACACGCCGTTCGCGATCGACACGCCGCATGCGCTGTCGGCCGGCTGCCTGCAGGCGCAGGCGGGGCTCATCGAGCGCGCGTGGCGCGATCTCGAGCAAGCGTGGAAGGCGCCCGTGCGGCTCGTGCTGTCGGGCGGCGCGGCGGATGCGATCGTGCGCGCGCTGACCGTCCCGCACACGCGGCACGACACGCTCGTGCTGACGGGTCTCGCGCTGATCGCGCATTCGGCGTGA